A stretch of the Bartonella henselae str. Houston-1 genome encodes the following:
- the mltG gene encoding endolytic transglycosylase MltG codes for MSDVNNQRLLKDVDDSSSNHIINNKFLLAKKRKKSFIVRNPLVILGHFFLMLIVVFILAISIPLYIGKSIFEGKGITEKEQVVLIYPGTGIREIASLLEKRGFIRSSDVFVYGVGYHQKTTDLKAGEYLIPAYASMRDIMDILVKGKSIEYTFTVPEGLTVQQVFDRLAANEILIGDLPKVLPPEGSLMTDTVHFIRGTTRKEIINRLREGQTKLIHAIWATRSPDLPIKSIDEFVILASIVEKETGIAAERPKVAAVFYNRLAKHMRLQSDPTVIYGLFGGKGLPSGRAIYRSDLEKETPYNTYKIKGLPPTAIANPGRDSLKAVAHSPSSDVLYFVADGSGGHVFSRTLEEHNINVRKWRALKATH; via the coding sequence GTGTCCGATGTGAACAATCAAAGGCTCCTGAAGGACGTAGATGATTCCTCTTCGAATCATATAATAAATAATAAGTTTTTATTAGCAAAGAAACGAAAGAAGTCGTTTATTGTTCGTAATCCGTTAGTTATTCTCGGTCATTTTTTTCTGATGCTTATTGTGGTTTTTATTTTGGCCATAAGTATTCCTCTTTATATTGGAAAAAGTATTTTTGAAGGAAAAGGGATAACAGAGAAAGAACAAGTTGTCCTTATCTATCCTGGAACAGGAATTCGTGAAATTGCTTCACTTCTTGAAAAACGTGGTTTCATTCGATCATCTGATGTTTTTGTTTATGGGGTTGGTTACCATCAAAAAACAACAGATCTTAAGGCTGGTGAATATTTAATTCCAGCATATGCTTCGATGCGGGATATTATGGATATCCTAGTGAAAGGAAAATCTATTGAGTACACATTTACAGTACCAGAAGGTTTGACGGTTCAACAAGTTTTCGATCGATTAGCGGCTAATGAAATTTTAATTGGGGATCTTCCAAAAGTTTTGCCTCCAGAGGGTAGCTTGATGACGGATACTGTTCATTTCATTCGGGGAACAACGCGTAAAGAAATTATAAACAGGTTGCGCGAAGGACAGACAAAACTCATTCATGCTATATGGGCTACACGCTCACCTGATTTGCCAATCAAGTCCATTGACGAATTTGTTATATTGGCATCAATTGTTGAGAAAGAAACAGGAATTGCAGCAGAGCGACCGAAAGTTGCTGCGGTGTTTTATAACCGTCTTGCAAAACATATGCGTCTTCAATCTGATCCAACAGTAATTTATGGTCTCTTTGGTGGGAAAGGACTGCCATCCGGTCGTGCAATTTACCGTTCAGATCTTGAGAAGGAAACACCATATAATACGTATAAAATTAAGGGGTTGCCACCAACAGCTATTGCGAATCCAGGTAGAGATTCTTTGAAAGCGGTGGCGCATTCACCGAGCAGTGATGTGCTCTATTTTGTAGCTGATGGTTCTGGAGGGCATGTTTTTTCTAGAACTTTGGAGGAACATAATATAAATGTCCGCAAATGGCGTGCATTAAAAGCAACACATTAA
- the gmk gene encoding guanylate kinase, whose protein sequence is MTFFENELSAKKRNQRRGFLFILSSPSGAGKSTLSRLLLKDGKLELSISMTTRQKRPSEVDGLHYHFISKKEFKRKRDGNEFIEWAEVHGNYYGTLRESVENVLSTGRDMLFDIDYQGTKQLQKKMPGDTVSVFILPPSMKELISRLYRRAEDSQDIINLRLKNARTEMQHWRSYDYVIINENLNQSVSLIKSIYLAETVKRERCFFLEPFINGLIAEKID, encoded by the coding sequence GTGACCTTCTTTGAAAATGAATTGAGTGCTAAAAAAAGAAATCAACGTCGCGGTTTTTTATTTATTCTCTCTTCACCTTCAGGAGCTGGTAAATCAACCCTTTCTCGGTTACTTTTGAAAGATGGAAAATTAGAACTTTCTATAAGTATGACAACACGGCAAAAACGTCCAAGTGAAGTGGATGGCCTTCATTATCATTTTATTTCAAAGAAAGAGTTTAAACGTAAGCGCGATGGTAATGAGTTTATTGAATGGGCAGAAGTTCATGGAAATTATTATGGCACTTTACGTGAGAGCGTTGAAAACGTGTTGAGTACTGGTAGAGATATGTTATTTGATATTGATTATCAAGGCACAAAACAGCTTCAAAAAAAGATGCCAGGAGATACTGTTTCTGTTTTTATTCTTCCACCGTCAATGAAAGAGCTTATTTCACGTTTATATCGTCGAGCAGAAGATAGCCAAGATATCATCAATTTACGCTTGAAAAATGCACGAACAGAAATGCAGCATTGGCGTTCTTATGATTATGTAATTATTAATGAAAATTTAAATCAATCCGTGTCACTTATTAAATCGATTTATTTAGCGGAAACAGTAAAACGCGAACGATGTTTCTTTCTTGAGCCTTTTATTAATGGGCTTATTGCTGAAAAGATTGATTAA
- the rsmA gene encoding 16S rRNA (adenine(1518)-N(6)/adenine(1519)-N(6))-dimethyltransferase RsmA, with product MPIDSLPPLREVINTYGLQAHKSLGQNFLFDLNLTSKIAHQAGNIEGKPVIEVGPGPGGLTRALLAKGAIVTAIERDERCIPALLEIEKHYPQKLKIICNDALKQDFSKLFEISPEKPRIIANLPYNIGTQLLLNWLLAEPWPPFYESMTLMFQREVAQRITAKPQSAHYGRLSVLTGWRTIAKIAFDVPPQAFIPAPKITSSVVHIIPRTQPLTCSAQKLSFVTKTAFGQRRKMLRQNLKTLGGEVLLEKAGIDETRRAETLEISEFVTLANLVI from the coding sequence ATGCCAATAGATAGTCTCCCTCCTCTTCGTGAGGTCATTAATACATATGGATTGCAAGCGCATAAATCCTTAGGCCAAAATTTTCTTTTTGATCTTAATTTAACATCTAAAATTGCTCATCAAGCAGGAAATATAGAAGGAAAACCCGTTATTGAAGTGGGCCCAGGTCCTGGAGGTCTGACACGCGCATTGCTTGCAAAAGGTGCCATTGTAACAGCAATAGAGCGTGATGAGCGTTGTATACCAGCTCTCTTAGAGATAGAAAAACATTATCCACAAAAACTAAAAATCATTTGTAATGATGCTTTAAAACAAGATTTTTCAAAACTGTTTGAAATATCTCCAGAAAAACCACGTATTATTGCAAATCTTCCTTATAATATTGGAACACAACTCTTGTTAAATTGGCTGTTGGCTGAACCATGGCCTCCTTTTTATGAATCAATGACATTGATGTTTCAACGTGAAGTTGCGCAACGTATTACGGCAAAACCTCAATCCGCCCATTATGGACGTTTGAGTGTCTTAACCGGATGGCGTACCATTGCTAAAATTGCTTTTGACGTACCTCCTCAGGCCTTCATACCAGCACCCAAAATAACTTCTTCTGTTGTTCATATCATTCCGCGAACACAACCTCTCACCTGCTCCGCACAAAAATTAAGCTTTGTAACAAAAACTGCTTTTGGACAAAGACGAAAAATGCTTCGCCAAAATCTTAAAACACTTGGAGGTGAAGTACTTTTAGAAAAAGCTGGAATCGATGAAACACGCCGTGCGGAAACGCTTGAAATTTCCGAATTTGTGACTTTAGCTAATTTGGTGATCTAA
- the pdxA gene encoding 4-hydroxythreonine-4-phosphate dehydrogenase PdxA: MDVLVVSGGDPAGIGPEIALKAWNLRATRQIPPFVLIADPDVIRARAHFLQIDVKVEAVLTDNPVKNFQEALPVIPLKNRQSDQLGLPSHENAAGIIEAIKRGVQLIQSGHACALVTCPIAKKSLYDAGFEFPGHTELLADLAHQASDKYYHPVMMLSGPRLKTVPITVHIPFKKVPSHLTHHLIVQTALITEKDLRTRFKIISPRLAVAGLNPHAGEEGAIGKEDIEIIIPAIETLKNKGLNIVGPLPADTMFHECARKAYDVALCMYHDQALIPVKTLDFDTTVNITLGLPFIRTSPDHGTAFDIAAKGIASPESFISALKLAHQLAENSFTPCQ; encoded by the coding sequence ATGGATGTACTTGTTGTTAGTGGTGGTGATCCTGCCGGAATTGGTCCTGAAATAGCACTAAAAGCGTGGAATTTGCGTGCCACACGTCAAATTCCGCCTTTTGTTCTTATCGCTGACCCAGATGTTATTCGTGCACGTGCGCATTTCTTACAGATTGACGTCAAAGTAGAAGCTGTTTTAACAGATAATCCTGTAAAAAACTTCCAAGAAGCTCTTCCCGTAATACCTTTAAAAAACCGGCAAAGTGATCAACTAGGATTACCTTCACATGAAAATGCTGCTGGAATAATTGAAGCGATCAAACGCGGCGTTCAGTTGATTCAAAGTGGTCATGCTTGTGCACTCGTCACTTGTCCTATTGCAAAAAAAAGCCTTTATGATGCTGGATTTGAATTTCCCGGTCATACAGAGTTGTTAGCCGATTTAGCCCATCAAGCTTCCGATAAATATTATCATCCAGTTATGATGTTATCTGGACCTCGATTAAAGACCGTGCCTATTACTGTTCATATTCCATTCAAGAAAGTTCCCTCACATCTTACCCACCATTTAATCGTCCAAACAGCACTCATTACTGAAAAAGACTTAAGAACGCGATTTAAAATAATTTCACCTCGTCTAGCTGTTGCTGGACTTAATCCTCATGCTGGAGAAGAAGGAGCAATAGGAAAAGAAGATATTGAAATTATCATTCCTGCTATTGAAACTCTTAAAAATAAAGGACTTAATATTGTAGGTCCCTTGCCTGCCGATACAATGTTCCATGAGTGCGCACGAAAAGCATATGATGTTGCCCTTTGTATGTATCATGATCAAGCCCTTATCCCTGTTAAGACATTGGACTTTGATACCACTGTCAATATCACTTTAGGGCTCCCATTTATTCGTACTTCTCCAGATCATGGAACTGCTTTTGATATTGCTGCTAAAGGGATTGCCTCTCCTGAAAGCTTTATTTCTGCTCTTAAACTTGCACATCAACTGGCGGAAAATAGTTTTACACCATGCCAATAG
- a CDS encoding SurA N-terminal domain-containing protein — translation MNKLKKHILTLFCIVPLSISNLLVSEIPSTFAQTVIVVTVNGKPITNYDIQRRAAFLRLQQKQGNLSEQAKNELINEVLKNIEIKRRNIEVSNNEVESAFKNFAAQNNMTVDQLNQILIDNDITVQHFKDYIRGQLGWGRLVNARYQAETGMISEQEAVRRILKNGGVKPSTNEYTLQRIIFVIPAHRRSEIFERRQREANNFRAHFQGCANTSKQAKGILDVTVRNLGKFLEPQLPREWEQAIRITPAGKMTQLQETADGIEAIAVCKIKRVSDDYVARLIFSLQDNKQKSPQELEILSEKYLKELRQVARIKSS, via the coding sequence ATGAACAAATTGAAAAAGCATATTCTTACTTTATTTTGTATCGTACCTTTGAGCATAAGCAACCTGCTGGTTAGTGAAATTCCGTCGACCTTTGCGCAGACTGTCATTGTTGTTACAGTCAATGGCAAACCTATAACAAATTACGATATTCAAAGACGAGCAGCTTTTCTCAGACTGCAACAAAAGCAAGGAAATCTCTCTGAACAAGCTAAAAATGAACTTATCAATGAAGTCCTCAAAAATATCGAAATAAAGCGCCGTAATATTGAGGTAAGCAATAATGAAGTTGAGAGTGCTTTTAAAAACTTTGCAGCACAAAATAATATGACTGTTGATCAACTCAACCAGATCCTAATAGACAATGATATCACCGTACAACACTTTAAGGATTACATCCGTGGACAATTAGGATGGGGGCGTCTTGTTAATGCACGTTATCAAGCTGAAACAGGTATGATCAGCGAACAAGAAGCTGTACGCAGAATATTAAAAAATGGTGGTGTCAAACCTTCAACAAATGAGTATACACTACAGCGCATTATTTTTGTCATTCCTGCGCATCGCCGTTCAGAAATCTTTGAAAGACGCCAAAGAGAAGCGAATAATTTCCGCGCACATTTCCAAGGATGTGCTAACACTTCAAAGCAAGCAAAGGGCATTTTAGATGTTACTGTCCGAAACTTAGGAAAATTTCTTGAACCTCAGCTTCCCAGAGAGTGGGAACAGGCTATTCGTATAACACCTGCTGGAAAAATGACACAATTGCAAGAAACAGCTGATGGAATTGAAGCAATTGCTGTCTGCAAAATAAAAAGAGTTTCTGATGATTATGTTGCTAGACTCATTTTTTCCCTTCAAGATAATAAACAAAAAAGCCCGCAAGAACTTGAAATCTTAAGTGAGAAATATTTAAAAGAATTGCGGCAGGTGGCGCGTATTAAAAGTTCATAA
- a CDS encoding LPS-assembly protein LptD has product MKALISKRVILIKLHTLAFKSIIGCVLGIFLSCSTSAKNPTFLVQNHSPKPVSPLLLSADELIYNRDENTVSAQGNVQIEYNGNKVVAQKVTYNQKTGRIIAQGNVEIVQKDGNKIYSNQIDMTKDFGEGFVNALRIDTATNIHFAATSATRRNNQITIFDNATYTACEPCSYKPERDVLWKIKARKIIWNSVTKKIQFENSRFEVFGVPIAQLPTFELYDPTIRRASGFLAPHFFYADYLGMGIKNSYFWNLAPHYDLTLSSTLYSQQGLLTEGEWRQRFQTGNYNIRFAHIYQLRPQNFDNDTIDAQHKNRYMLATKGDFRLNSRWTYGWDILAQSDRHFSRAYKLENYRDPTQLSQLYLNGLAGKNHFDMRFYHFKVQDLILNDPGHERHSRQAWVLPQIDYSFTPDESIYIGLLTFHSNMQSVYRHHTNFSSSNWNGHPLNTVRLSGIAGNSFRLTNELEWKKRFTMHGGLILTPLLSLRADIMTTNTHDNKNAHITNDPLSTVRGSALRGMATAGLELRYPFLITFDSSTHIIEPTAQIFIRNNEQYIGQIPNEDAQSFVFDATTLFQRDKFSGYDRVEGGTRANIGLRYSGNFNNDWSLYGVIGQSFHLAGKNSFAEKDFVNVGIHSSLEATRSDYVAMFGANHKSGFFLEARGRFDKKTGEIHRSEIEASQKWQNFEAAVQYAYIASQPDYEYPQERQEISFQTGIKLTNSWSISSNASYDLISDTFVKRGISLRYADECFGLTFGYQQVINLGKKTPLQNFNFSLSLRTIADIGKKTKSDL; this is encoded by the coding sequence GTGAAAGCATTAATAAGTAAGAGAGTGATTTTGATAAAATTACATACACTTGCCTTTAAAAGTATTATAGGTTGTGTCCTAGGTATATTTTTATCCTGTTCTACAAGCGCCAAAAATCCTACTTTTCTTGTTCAAAATCACAGCCCAAAACCAGTAAGTCCTCTTTTGCTCTCTGCAGATGAACTCATCTACAATCGTGATGAAAATACTGTTTCTGCACAAGGCAATGTGCAAATCGAATATAATGGCAATAAAGTTGTTGCCCAAAAAGTCACTTATAATCAAAAGACAGGACGTATTATCGCACAAGGAAATGTTGAAATTGTTCAAAAAGACGGTAATAAAATTTATTCAAATCAGATTGATATGACCAAAGATTTTGGCGAAGGCTTCGTAAATGCTTTACGCATCGACACAGCCACCAATATCCATTTTGCGGCAACAAGTGCTACACGCCGTAATAACCAGATAACAATCTTTGATAATGCCACCTATACAGCCTGTGAACCTTGCTCTTATAAACCAGAGAGAGACGTCCTTTGGAAAATTAAAGCAAGAAAGATCATATGGAATAGCGTTACCAAAAAAATTCAATTTGAAAATAGCCGTTTTGAAGTTTTTGGTGTACCGATTGCACAGCTTCCAACTTTTGAGCTCTATGACCCAACAATACGGCGTGCTAGCGGTTTTCTCGCGCCCCATTTTTTTTATGCCGATTATTTGGGTATGGGCATAAAAAATTCTTATTTCTGGAATCTTGCTCCCCATTATGATTTAACACTTTCCTCTACACTCTATAGCCAACAAGGTCTTCTAACCGAGGGTGAATGGCGTCAACGTTTTCAAACGGGCAATTACAACATTCGCTTCGCTCATATATACCAATTGAGACCACAAAACTTTGACAATGATACGATTGATGCACAGCATAAAAACCGTTATATGCTCGCAACAAAGGGTGATTTTCGTCTTAATTCACGCTGGACTTATGGATGGGATATTCTCGCTCAATCTGATCGACATTTTAGTCGTGCTTATAAACTTGAAAATTATAGGGATCCTACACAGCTCTCTCAGCTTTATCTAAATGGTCTTGCAGGTAAAAACCACTTTGACATGCGTTTTTACCATTTCAAGGTTCAAGATTTGATCTTAAATGATCCTGGTCATGAACGCCACTCTCGACAAGCGTGGGTTCTCCCTCAAATCGATTATTCTTTCACACCAGATGAATCAATTTATATTGGATTGCTTACTTTTCACAGTAATATGCAATCAGTTTATCGTCATCATACTAACTTTAGCTCTAGCAACTGGAATGGACATCCGCTTAACACTGTGAGGCTTTCTGGTATCGCAGGAAATAGTTTTCGTTTAACAAACGAGCTAGAGTGGAAAAAGCGCTTTACCATGCACGGTGGACTCATATTAACTCCTCTTCTCTCTTTACGTGCTGATATCATGACAACAAATACGCACGACAACAAGAATGCTCATATAACAAATGACCCCTTATCAACAGTCCGTGGCTCAGCACTGCGCGGTATGGCAACTGCTGGTTTAGAATTACGCTATCCATTCCTCATTACATTTGATAGCTCTACACATATTATAGAACCAACTGCACAAATTTTTATACGCAATAATGAACAATATATTGGACAAATCCCCAATGAAGATGCGCAAAGCTTTGTATTTGACGCAACCACTCTCTTTCAACGTGATAAGTTCTCTGGTTATGACCGCGTAGAAGGTGGAACAAGAGCTAATATAGGACTAAGGTATTCTGGAAACTTTAACAATGATTGGTCTCTTTATGGTGTTATTGGACAATCTTTTCATCTTGCAGGAAAAAATTCTTTTGCAGAAAAGGACTTTGTTAATGTAGGCATTCATTCTAGCCTTGAAGCAACACGGTCAGACTATGTTGCAATGTTTGGTGCAAATCATAAGAGTGGTTTTTTCTTGGAAGCTCGCGGACGTTTTGATAAAAAAACGGGAGAAATTCACCGTAGTGAAATTGAAGCGTCACAGAAATGGCAAAATTTTGAGGCTGCTGTACAATATGCCTATATTGCAAGCCAGCCAGACTATGAATATCCACAAGAGCGTCAAGAAATTTCTTTTCAAACTGGTATTAAACTGACTAACTCTTGGTCCATTAGCAGCAATGCCAGTTACGATTTAATATCCGATACATTCGTAAAGAGAGGAATCAGCTTACGTTATGCAGATGAATGTTTCGGGCTAACATTTGGTTATCAGCAAGTCATTAATCTAGGAAAAAAAACACCTTTGCAAAACTTCAATTTCTCTCTTTCATTGCGTACAATTGCAGATATCGGAAAAAAAACAAAATCAGATTTATAA
- the lptG gene encoding LPS export ABC transporter permease LptG, producing the protein MIGWTLGQYFFIRYLKMTCYFLGGIFVLALLIDFTENSGRLSSLPRYTAKDAFLISVLRIPFIMQQLIPFIALFSAMAMLISLNRKSELVVTRSIGISAWQFLMPACFGAFLFGLFSILLVNPLAAWGFSQAERMMTEWRSKNNNVLTSLHNTRILWLTQRTHSGRTTIGAKSITDQGLSLIDATFVQYNDNATIKNWINSRKATLINGAWLLTDGTIYKIGHPPEKFSELQIQTTLKPEFLTERLVNPATIPFYQLPTKIMIARSFGYSANNFDMYLQSLIALPALLIAMTLIAAVVSLNFTRFGQSKILILGGVIAGFSLYVISILVQAFGNAGYIPPIIAAWTPVFIALFLGISFLLHKEDG; encoded by the coding sequence ATGATTGGATGGACGCTTGGGCAATATTTCTTTATACGTTATCTCAAAATGACCTGTTATTTTTTGGGAGGGATTTTTGTTCTTGCTCTTTTAATTGATTTTACAGAAAATTCTGGTCGATTATCTTCTCTGCCCCGTTATACGGCAAAAGATGCATTTCTTATCTCTGTTTTACGCATCCCTTTTATCATGCAACAGCTCATCCCCTTTATTGCACTCTTTTCTGCAATGGCAATGTTGATCTCACTTAATCGAAAATCTGAGCTTGTTGTGACTCGTTCAATCGGTATTTCTGCGTGGCAGTTTCTCATGCCTGCTTGTTTTGGAGCTTTTCTTTTTGGATTATTTTCAATTCTTCTCGTTAACCCTCTTGCCGCATGGGGATTTTCTCAAGCAGAAAGAATGATGACAGAATGGCGCAGTAAGAATAATAATGTGCTTACATCTCTTCATAACACACGCATCTTATGGTTAACACAACGTACACATTCAGGCAGAACAACCATTGGTGCTAAATCTATCACCGATCAAGGACTTTCTCTTATAGATGCAACCTTTGTACAGTACAACGATAATGCAACAATCAAAAATTGGATTAACAGCAGAAAAGCAACATTGATAAATGGGGCTTGGCTGTTAACAGATGGAACAATTTATAAAATAGGGCATCCTCCTGAAAAGTTTTCTGAACTTCAGATACAAACCACCTTAAAGCCTGAATTTTTAACTGAACGTTTAGTGAATCCCGCGACTATCCCATTTTACCAATTACCAACAAAAATTATGATTGCACGCTCATTTGGTTATTCTGCCAATAATTTCGATATGTATTTACAATCTTTGATTGCATTACCAGCATTGCTTATAGCAATGACTCTGATTGCAGCAGTTGTATCTTTAAACTTTACGCGCTTTGGACAATCTAAAATATTGATTCTTGGTGGCGTAATCGCCGGGTTCTCACTTTATGTCATTTCCATACTGGTTCAAGCTTTTGGTAATGCCGGATATATTCCACCAATTATTGCAGCTTGGACACCAGTTTTTATTGCATTATTTTTAGGAATCTCTTTTTTACTCCATAAAGAGGATGGCTAA
- the lptF gene encoding LPS export ABC transporter permease LptF, translating into MRIIELYILKRILILFSAVMIAAIGISWTVQILARINFLTTSKQTLLTILQFSISLVPSVIFLVIPFALLIAITSTLSAMNQDSELAIISASGFPKSTVWRPILLIAFVASCASFFIANFVIPQARLNMRQMLATTHYDLINLFISEGSFQKLANNLYIEIGQRNPDGTLAHLFIADQRDPKIDLFYYATKASVVSNKNGHFLVLNNGEIERINHQNDSVSIVQFSSYTFSLGEFIPNDKTPTLYPKDRPLSYLRNPNPKDLYYQRKPLQYRAEFHRRLTEWLYPIVFSLIALAAAGDTRSYRQVGNSANFSAIAFSFLVYWIGYFAAEKAKSDLAYVPLLYIIPIGVSILVFFMLLTNRTIGTPIKLNEVIQIVFQKVISKFEYRKSQSPPDEVS; encoded by the coding sequence ATGCGTATTATTGAGTTATACATCCTGAAACGCATTCTTATTCTGTTCAGTGCTGTCATGATTGCAGCAATTGGTATCAGTTGGACAGTGCAAATTCTTGCACGAATAAACTTTCTTACAACAAGTAAACAAACGCTTCTAACAATCTTGCAATTTTCAATCTCATTGGTTCCTTCTGTTATTTTTCTTGTTATCCCATTTGCATTATTGATTGCAATTACAAGCACTCTCTCAGCAATGAATCAAGACTCAGAACTCGCTATTATCAGTGCTTCTGGTTTTCCCAAAAGCACTGTTTGGAGACCAATTCTTCTTATCGCTTTTGTTGCATCGTGTGCATCCTTTTTTATAGCCAATTTTGTCATTCCTCAAGCACGTCTTAATATGCGACAAATGCTAGCAACTACTCATTATGATCTTATTAATCTTTTCATTAGTGAAGGCAGTTTCCAAAAACTCGCTAATAACCTTTACATAGAAATTGGCCAACGCAATCCCGATGGAACCCTTGCACACCTTTTCATTGCTGACCAGCGTGATCCTAAGATTGATCTTTTTTATTATGCAACAAAAGCATCAGTTGTTAGTAATAAAAACGGCCATTTTCTAGTCCTCAATAACGGTGAAATAGAAAGGATCAATCATCAAAATGACAGTGTTTCAATCGTTCAATTCAGCTCGTATACTTTTAGCCTGGGTGAATTCATCCCCAACGATAAAACGCCCACTCTCTATCCAAAAGATAGACCTCTTTCTTATTTGCGAAATCCTAACCCAAAAGATCTATACTATCAGCGCAAACCACTCCAATACAGAGCTGAATTTCACCGCAGACTTACAGAATGGCTCTATCCTATCGTTTTTTCACTCATTGCATTAGCAGCAGCAGGAGATACACGCTCATATCGGCAAGTAGGTAATTCTGCAAATTTCTCTGCAATTGCCTTTTCTTTTCTGGTTTACTGGATAGGATATTTTGCTGCCGAAAAAGCAAAGAGTGATCTTGCATACGTTCCTCTCCTTTATATTATACCAATAGGAGTAAGTATACTCGTTTTTTTCATGCTCTTAACAAATCGTACAATTGGTACTCCTATAAAACTTAACGAGGTTATTCAAATTGTTTTTCAAAAAGTAATCAGCAAATTTGAATATCGAAAATCTCAATCTCCCCCGGATGAGGTATCATGA
- a CDS encoding DNA polymerase III subunit chi, with product MDILFYHLTQSTLEDILPTLVERALGRFSRVTIQCVSKERRDAIDTRLWVYADEAFIGHGTECDQYPNFQPVFLTTGQENPNDSKIRFLIEGAICSDINAYQRLVVLFDGQSDEQLHIVRAQWKKYKMENHNLTYWQQTEDRSWKKQV from the coding sequence GTGGATATTCTTTTCTATCATTTGACGCAGTCAACGTTGGAAGATATTTTGCCAACACTTGTAGAACGTGCACTAGGACGTTTTAGTAGGGTAACAATACAATGTGTGAGTAAAGAACGACGTGATGCTATAGATACACGTTTATGGGTTTATGCTGATGAAGCATTTATTGGACACGGAACTGAGTGTGATCAATATCCAAATTTTCAGCCTGTATTTCTTACTACAGGGCAGGAGAATCCGAATGATTCAAAGATACGTTTTCTCATAGAGGGAGCGATTTGTTCGGATATAAATGCTTATCAACGACTTGTAGTGCTCTTTGATGGTCAAAGTGATGAACAGTTGCACATTGTTCGCGCACAGTGGAAAAAATATAAAATGGAAAATCATAATTTGACTTATTGGCAGCAGACTGAAGATCGCTCTTGGAAAAAACAAGTTTGA